The Fuscovulum sp. sequence TGCGCATCGTTACTCTGTCGAAGTCGCGGCCAAATGGCGGAAAAGGATGCGCGCTACGCGGTCGGGACATTCGATTTGCGGAACATGACCTGCATGCGCCAAAAGGTGAAGGGCGAAATCACCCTCTGCCGAAAGCGCCTGCCGATACGGAAGGATATGGTCTTTACGGCCCCAGATGAGCGTTGTTGGCGCCTCGAGGCGGTTGATCGCGGCGCGCAGGTCAAAGGGTTGCACGCCATCCGGAAACAGCACTTCACCCATATCGGCCTGCGCGGCACGCAGAGCGGGATCGGCGCGCAGTTTCATGGCCGCGCGGGCGTAATCGTCGCTGATGCCGTCCGGCATAGCTGTCAGGCGGCGCAGCCACGGGACCAAGCTTTCGGGGCGGCTTGCGCGAGTGATCCCTGACAAAACGGCTGCGTCGATCTCGGGGCCAAGTCCTGCTGGGGCAATCAGTGATAAGCTTGCCACACGGCGGGGCCGAATGTCCGCCATGGCGATGGCCAGCGCACCACCAAGCGAATGGCCCAGAAGATGCACGCGGCCCAGATCGCGCGTGGCGTCATCAAATGCCTCGACCATCATTCGGGCCAAGTCGGAAAAGCTGGTGATGTGGCGGCGGGGCGAACGTCCATGACTGGGCAGGTCAATTCGGATCAGGGCACGTTCTGGGCCAAGCGCCTTTTCCAGTGGGGCCCAGCTTTGGCTGTCGGCGGTGAAGCCGTGCAGAAGCACCAGCGGAATGCCAGTGCCCTTGCGATGGCTGACATGCAGCTTGCCTGTCTGTGCTGTCCATCCCGCGAGAGAGTCCAACGGCGCCGCTTGTTCCATCCGGGCTGACAGATAAGCTGCCACATCGTCGCGCTGGATGCGGCCTTTTGGGCCGGTCCCCGGGATACCCTCCAGCGCGACATTGCCCTCACGGGCGGCGGCGCGCGCGGCGGGTGTTGCGCGAAGCTCCTCACCCACAAGCATCGTTGGAGAGGGTTGAGTCTCGGCCATAGTCTGTATCGGGTTGGGTGAAGGCGGCGCTTCCTGCCCGGTGGTTGCGACGCGGATAGACGTTTCGGGAGCCCGTCCCGCGGCCATGCCGTCAGGATAGATATAGGCCACCACGCTGCCCACGGGCACCTTGTCACCGGGCCGGGCGGTGATGTGATGCAGGGTGCCGGAGGCTGGAGCCTCTACCTCCATCGCGGCCTTGTCGGTTTCGATGTCGAACAACGCCGCGCCTTTCGTCACTTGATCGCCTTCGGTGGCGTGCCAGACAGCCAAGGTGCCGTGGGACATATCCATGTCCACCTTTGGCAAGATCACCTCGACCGGGCCAACTGATACGGGCGCGGCGGAAACAGCTGACTTCCCAGATGGGTCGGCGAGCGCAAAGTTTGTTTGTTCAGATTCGCCGTCGCCGAGGATCAGCGCGATGACCGTGCCCACCGCCACCTTGTCGCCGGGCTGCGCAAAGACAGAATGCAGGCGGCCGGAGGCTGGGGCCTCTACCTCCATTGCGGCCTTGTCGGTTTCGATGTCGAACAAGGGGGCGCCCTTCATCACCCTGTCGCCCGGTGCAGCATGCCAGACAGCAAGGGTGCCGTGGGACATGTCCATGTCCACTTTGGGCAGGATCACTTCGACCGGCATTCCTTATACCTCGCGCCGCGTCAGTCGGCGGGCGGCGAATTCGATCGTGTCGACCTGAGGCACAGAGGCGCGTTCCAGGTCAGGGTTGTAGGGCACAGGCGCGTCTGCCGCGCCCAAGCGCAGAATCGGTGCATCGAGAAAATCGAAAGCGTCGCTTTCAGCCACGATCGCGCTGATTTCCGCGCCAACACCAAAGGCCTTTACCCCTTCGTATACAACCATCAGACGGCCCGTCTTGCGCACAGATGCAAGGATCGTCTCGCTGTCGATTGGGCGGATCGATCGCAAGTCGATCACCTCGGCACTGATGCCGTCCTTGGCCAGCCGCTCTGCCGCTTCAAGCGCGCGATGCACCATGATCGACCCAGCAACGATGGTCAGATCAGTGCCGGTCCGGCGCACCATCGCCTTTCCGATGGGTGTCTTGTAGCTGCCTGCCGGGACCGGGCCTTTCATTTTGTAGAGCAGCTTGTGTTCAAAGATCATCACCGGGTCAGGGTCGGCCAGCGCGGCCAGCAGCATCCCCTTGGCATCCTCGGGGGTGCTGGGTTGCAAAACCTTAAGCCCCGGCACATGGCCGAACCACGCCTCGATGGATTGCGAATGCTGCGCCGCCGCTCCGGTGCCGGAGCCCGATGGCAGGCGGAACACCAACGGAACCGATGCCTCTCCCCCAAGCATGTAGCGCAGCTTGGCAGCCTGGTTGACGATCTGCTCCATGGCCAGCATCGCGAAATCCGAGAACTGGAATTCGAAGATCGGCTTCAGCCCAGTGAGCGCCGCGCCCACGGCAACACCTGCACCGCCCAATTCCGAAATTGGCGTATCCATGACGCGATCCGTGCCGAACTTGTCGACCAGATCAAGCGTCACCTGAAAAGCCCCGCCATAGACGCCGATATCTTCGCCCATCAGGATCACGGTCGGGTCCGCCTCCATGGCGATGGCCATGGCTTCGCGGATGGCCTCCGCATAGGTGAGGGTGCGCAGCCCCTGGTCCTGGATCATGGCGTTCATCTCATTCCTCCGCGTAGACGTAGCGGGTCACTTCGGAAACATTTGGGGCGGAACTCGCCTTGGCAAACTCGATGCCAGCTTCCATGTCCGCCACCGCACCTGCGGCGATGGCATCGGCCCCAGCCTCGTCCAGAATGCCATGTGCGACGAGTTCGGCCCGGAAGCGTGCGATGGGATCGCGGGTCATCCAGTCCTCGATCTCTTCCTTGGTGCGATAGCGGTTTCGGTCCGATTTGGAATGGCCGCGCCAGCGGTAGGTGATGTTTTCCACCAGCGACGGCCCTTCGCCGGAACGGGCGCGTGCTATTGCGATATGCACCGCCTCGGCCACGGCAGAGAAATCATTGCCGTCCACCGTAATGCCCGGCATCGAATAGGCGGCGGCACGGTCCGATATCCGTGCCACGGCTGTTGACCGCTTGATCGATGTGGACATGCCATACTGGTTGTTTTCACAGACGAAGATGACCGGCAGCTTCCAGATCGACGCCATATTCAGCGCCTCATGGAACGCGCCTTCATTGTTTGCGCCATCGCCGAAGAAGCAGACGGTCACATCGCTTTTGCCCAATCGCTTGGCCGATAGTGCGGACCCGACTGCGATGGGCAGTCCGCCACCCACGATCCCGTTTGCGCCAAGGTTGCCGGTTTTCACATCAGCAATATGCATGGAACCGCCGCGCCCGTGGCAATAGCCGGTTTCCTTACCAAAGAATTCGGCAAACATCCGGCCCACATCGGCCCCCTTGGCGATGCAATGACCATGCCCGCGATGGGTGGAGGTGATCTTGTCGCTGTCGGTCAATTCCATGCAGGTCGCCATGGCGCTGGCCTCTTGCCCGATGGACAGGTGCATCGTGCCGTGGATCAGGCCGCGGGTATAGCTGTCTTCGGCCCCCTCTTCGAAGCGCCGGATCAGATACATCCGCTTCAGCGCCTCGCGCAGTAGGTCCGGCGCATAGGTGCGGATAGCAAAGGGGCGGTTGTCGGGCGCGGTCATGGTCACAGGCCCAGCATCCTGTCCTGCCGGGAGCGCAGGGCGGCGATCTTGCTGTCTGCAGGTACGGCAGCGTTGGCATAGGTAATCAACTCGCCTTTGCGGATCGGCGTGGTGACCTTTGCCCCGGTCAGGAGCCCGCAGGGAACTGCCCCGGCGCCGCGCGCCTCGCCTGCTTCCATGATCCAGGCACGGTAGCAGTATTCGCCGATCTGATCGAGGGTGTCTCCCACCGCCAGGTCCTTCTTGGCGACGGCACAGACCTCTGCCACCGGGCGGGACAGGGGGACCATGTCGGCCTTGCCGTATAGAACGACGCGGGCACAGGTCAGCGGCACTTCAAGCGATGTCAGGTGATAGGGACGAAAGAAGGTGAAGTAGGGGCCTTTGCCCATCTTCAGGTCTTCCATGCGTTCCCAGATGCGGGGATGGTCCATTTCGGCAACTACAAAGACGCCCGGAGCCACGCCTTTGCCGATGGTGTAATCGACGCGCCCTTCGGCCGAGGAAAGCAGCCCGCCAGCCGAGGCCGGGATCAGCATTTTGTTCAATTCGTCGCGGCCCGCAGCGGGGCCGTGCATTCCCGGCTTGTCGGGAATCAGGCCGGTTGCATTGGCGATTGCGGCCATTTCCACCATGGTCTTTGACCCATCGACAAATTCAACCAGCATCCGGGGGTTCATGTGGCGGCGGATAGCCTCTTCGGTGTATTCCGCTGGGGTCGCGTCGATGTTGAGCGGATTGTTCTTGCCCTTGCCTGCGCTGATGATGCGGTGGCCCATGGCGGACACGAATTCGATCAATTCCATACAGGAAGACGGCTCGTCCCCCGCGCCAAGGGAATAGATGACACCCAGCCGCTCCGCTTCGGACCGCAGGTAAGCGCCGATGGTCAC is a genomic window containing:
- a CDS encoding thiamine pyrophosphate-dependent dehydrogenase E1 component subunit alpha, giving the protein MTAPDNRPFAIRTYAPDLLREALKRMYLIRRFEEGAEDSYTRGLIHGTMHLSIGQEASAMATCMELTDSDKITSTHRGHGHCIAKGADVGRMFAEFFGKETGYCHGRGGSMHIADVKTGNLGANGIVGGGLPIAVGSALSAKRLGKSDVTVCFFGDGANNEGAFHEALNMASIWKLPVIFVCENNQYGMSTSIKRSTAVARISDRAAAYSMPGITVDGNDFSAVAEAVHIAIARARSGEGPSLVENITYRWRGHSKSDRNRYRTKEEIEDWMTRDPIARFRAELVAHGILDEAGADAIAAGAVADMEAGIEFAKASSAPNVSEVTRYVYAEE
- a CDS encoding NAD(P)H-dependent oxidoreductase, whose product is MPTNVALTGLAKDLAIRADGGKPIRIGLVGAGEMGTDIVSRVAHMSGIEIGGISELKPGAAAKSVEIAYGNLDRVQEVSSADAANRAMEAGKVAVTDNVDALLEAGLIDVVVDATGVPSVGAEIGLRAMERGKHLVMMNVEADVTIGAYLRSEAERLGVIYSLGAGDEPSSCMELIEFVSAMGHRIISAGKGKNNPLNIDATPAEYTEEAIRRHMNPRMLVEFVDGSKTMVEMAAIANATGLIPDKPGMHGPAAGRDELNKMLIPASAGGLLSSAEGRVDYTIGKGVAPGVFVVAEMDHPRIWERMEDLKMGKGPYFTFFRPYHLTSLEVPLTCARVVLYGKADMVPLSRPVAEVCAVAKKDLAVGDTLDQIGEYCYRAWIMEAGEARGAGAVPCGLLTGAKVTTPIRKGELITYANAAVPADSKIAALRSRQDRMLGL
- a CDS encoding alpha-ketoacid dehydrogenase subunit beta: MIQDQGLRTLTYAEAIREAMAIAMEADPTVILMGEDIGVYGGAFQVTLDLVDKFGTDRVMDTPISELGGAGVAVGAALTGLKPIFEFQFSDFAMLAMEQIVNQAAKLRYMLGGEASVPLVFRLPSGSGTGAAAQHSQSIEAWFGHVPGLKVLQPSTPEDAKGMLLAALADPDPVMIFEHKLLYKMKGPVPAGSYKTPIGKAMVRRTGTDLTIVAGSIMVHRALEAAERLAKDGISAEVIDLRSIRPIDSETILASVRKTGRLMVVYEGVKAFGVGAEISAIVAESDAFDFLDAPILRLGAADAPVPYNPDLERASVPQVDTIEFAARRLTRREV
- a CDS encoding acetoin dehydrogenase dihydrolipoyllysine-residue acetyltransferase subunit, whose protein sequence is MPVEVILPKVDMDMSHGTLAVWHAAPGDRVMKGAPLFDIETDKAAMEVEAPASGRLHSVFAQPGDKVAVGTVIALILGDGESEQTNFALADPSGKSAVSAAPVSVGPVEVILPKVDMDMSHGTLAVWHATEGDQVTKGAALFDIETDKAAMEVEAPASGTLHHITARPGDKVPVGSVVAYIYPDGMAAGRAPETSIRVATTGQEAPPSPNPIQTMAETQPSPTMLVGEELRATPAARAAAREGNVALEGIPGTGPKGRIQRDDVAAYLSARMEQAAPLDSLAGWTAQTGKLHVSHRKGTGIPLVLLHGFTADSQSWAPLEKALGPERALIRIDLPSHGRSPRRHITSFSDLARMMVEAFDDATRDLGRVHLLGHSLGGALAIAMADIRPRRVASLSLIAPAGLGPEIDAAVLSGITRASRPESLVPWLRRLTAMPDGISDDYARAAMKLRADPALRAAQADMGEVLFPDGVQPFDLRAAINRLEAPTTLIWGRKDHILPYRQALSAEGDFALHLLAHAGHVPQIECPDRVARILFRHLAATSTE